CGGACCACAGCGACTCATACGAGGAGAGAAGCCACGCCCCCACACAGACCCAGCTCACTCAGGTGACCATCCAATCAGGGGCAGAGTTGTCCTGTGGACAGTGTCCAGGTCTGGAGTTCTACACAAGGAAGAGTCTGTCCAGCAGTGATGGGGACATGACTTTGGGCGAGACCATGGAGGAGATCCTGGAGGAGAGTCAGTTTTAACCTCCTCCTGGTACTGACTCTTTCATAGACCAAAATTGCTGGTGAATTTTTGTATAAACATTGTTGGGCAATACTCATACTcactggtatttttttttttttactgagtaTAGCCATACACACCATCTAACTGCATTAGATTTTTAGCAGAAGCAGGCATAGTCATCCCAGCATATTCACAgtgaaaaaaattctgaaatcgTAGCCATTTCCTTTTTAACAAATGCTTCAATCTAAGCCTTCTGGTAGAAGCACTTAACTTACAAGGCGATGTTGCATAACTGTTTTCTTAAGggatatgtatatatttacatgaTTATTTTAGATGTAGAACAACACCTTACACAACAAGTCTTAACTTCTGTCTCCATGTTTTAAAGGATGTCATCTAGAGTAAATACAATGTGAATTGTCTACCTATcaaaatgctattttttaaattctgttgttCTGTTTATTGCATGTACAGAAGCACTTTATGTTCGGTACCTTTTGTTGATAAAAGGAGTGGTcaattaattatgttaattttttaaaacagtacaAGATTATTGCACACAGGAAACCAAATAAACCAGTTAAACGTCAGTAATAATAGTATATATCATGTATAAATGGGTAAGACTTTTAATGTTTGTAACATGTACCACATTCACGGGTTAGGGAAAGGACAAATCAGTGTCAGTTGAAAATATTGCCTAGATTTACCTTATCCCTGTCACGAAAAGGCCAGTAGTCCAGTAATGACTAAAATATACATTGGTCATTGCTACACATTACATACTACCCTATAACACGAACATTAAATTTCTTttcaatttaactttttttttcatcatacaGAGACATACACTTCtaattgaattttgtttttttaattacaaatgtaATGCCAAACAGTTGAACCAGAGAATTGATGgacaaacaatattaaaatatttctaggTGGAACTGTGAATATagtgtgtttttaatgaatggCTGCTTTTAACAGACTGCTTGTATATTGAGCATAACTGTATATAATGGACAAACTGTAGCCTACCTTATTTTCATGATTGAGCCAcgtaaagtgtttttttttttgtttgtttttttttgtatagtgtataattgaTACAAACATCCGTATTCATCTACAATTTTCAGCCTTGTGTCTGTTCATATAAATGTTGTTATAAATGATTTGGatcaatataataaacataacatttcatacatttgaGTGTGGCAATCTATTTAGTAAAGAATGGTAATGTGTTGTCATAaataatggacagaaaaacagaaaacaaaaaaaaaatcataaaaattcatcaattaaaaactgaaaatttgAAACTTGGGCAGACAACACTGCAAACACTATTGCTTCTTTTGTTTGAGTCTGTTTTGAATCTTCTGAGGCTCATCAAACTGGATCAGTCTGAGGATGTTCTTATTGTCCATCACTCCCTGGATGAACTCTCCTTCTGTAATTTTATCTGCAGAGAGAAAAGAATGAGAATAGATAGCAGAGatactttgtttttgttactaCATCATTGTATATTCACAACAATTTTGTTTGCATTGGTGACCAAATTAAACTCTTCCTTTAGGATTACAGATTTGTGAATCCAATTTCAGCAAATTACAACACCATTAGCCTACCCttttcatttttcccaaaaaagttccagattttttctgttcttttttcaggAGTGTTTTCATCATCAGGGAGGTTTTTCTGGTCCTCTTTGGAGATCATGTTAAATATtgactgaaaatgaaagaaatgaaagcttAACTTAAAATCAGTAAACTGGAGGCAGTGAATCAGTAAACTGGAGGCATTAATCCATTCAATTCCTACAGCAATATGCCAACACATTATGCATTTCTACAATGATTTTGCAAGCCAGCCAAagtaggcaaaaaaaaaaattaccttgaCAATTTCATTGATCTCATTTTTCGTTATGCTGCCGTTCTTATCCACATCGTACAAGGCGAAAGCCCACTCGAGCTTCTGGATAGTCTTCCCGGAGGAAGTGAGATGCAGTGCCACAATATACTCTTTAAAATCGAGTGTGCCATTGCTGTCCGAGTCAAAACTTCGGAACACGTGTTGGGCGTA
The sequence above is a segment of the Pangasianodon hypophthalmus isolate fPanHyp1 chromosome 12, fPanHyp1.pri, whole genome shotgun sequence genome. Coding sequences within it:
- the rcvrnb gene encoding recoverin b → MGNSKSSALSKNLLEDLKSNTTYTEEQLYAWYQAFLKECPSGCISREQFEGIYARFFPDANPKAYAQHVFRSFDSDSNGTLDFKEYIVALHLTSSGKTIQKLEWAFALYDVDKNGSITKNEINEIVKSIFNMISKEDQKNLPDDENTPEKRTEKIWNFFGKNEKDKITEGEFIQGVMDNKNILRLIQFDEPQKIQNRLKQKKQ